A genome region from Streptomyces xanthophaeus includes the following:
- a CDS encoding LCP family protein → MSTVPQPHRPARPEGPPRPQRARRGGGGPARHRDGRPRWGVRLAAGLSVAVLGSGAVGHAVMTGLDTGIERVDPFKDMKNRPQAGHGLNFLLVGTDGREKISPEEKREYRLGGAPCHCTDTIMLVHLSADKERASVISLPRDSYAEVPAHRDLVTGKAHKAHPVRLNAAYAEGGPNLTVRTVENMTRVKIDHYLEVDFTSFMKTVDAMGGVEICTAKTMRDRNTGLDLLPGSHRLSGGQALQYVRSRHVDGASDLGRMQRQQRFVAALIKQATGGGVLLNPVKFKEVSSTLLGSVRADKDFGSEQMLALGQAMRDFTPSSSEFASVPIGSPSFPVKGIGSTVKWDEPKAAKLFEALRQDRPLAPARPGKAEGGPPAAVPVDVPPPQVRVQVENGTRIDGLGGRVDAALRATGFDTTQAPGNGASREVKRTVITYDPRWDRSARSVATALPGSELRAVAGQGRTVLVVAGADYRKVVPVRAEDPYQGTFGVVTGDQVVCGD, encoded by the coding sequence GTGTCCACCGTGCCCCAGCCGCACCGTCCCGCCCGTCCCGAAGGGCCGCCACGGCCGCAGCGCGCGCGACGGGGCGGAGGCGGTCCTGCCCGGCACCGGGACGGGCGGCCCCGGTGGGGCGTACGGCTCGCGGCCGGGCTGTCGGTGGCGGTGCTCGGCTCCGGGGCCGTCGGGCACGCCGTGATGACCGGCCTGGACACCGGGATCGAGCGGGTGGACCCGTTCAAGGACATGAAGAACCGCCCGCAGGCCGGACACGGCCTCAACTTCCTGCTGGTGGGCACCGACGGGCGGGAGAAGATCTCCCCGGAGGAGAAGCGCGAGTACCGCCTGGGCGGCGCGCCCTGCCACTGCACGGACACGATCATGCTGGTGCACCTGTCGGCCGACAAGGAACGGGCCAGTGTGATCAGCCTGCCCCGCGACAGCTACGCCGAGGTGCCCGCGCACCGGGACCTCGTCACCGGCAAGGCGCACAAGGCGCATCCCGTACGGCTGAACGCGGCGTACGCGGAGGGCGGGCCCAACCTGACGGTGCGGACCGTGGAGAACATGACCCGGGTGAAGATCGACCACTACCTGGAGGTCGACTTCACCAGTTTCATGAAGACGGTCGACGCGATGGGCGGCGTGGAAATCTGCACGGCCAAGACCATGCGGGACCGCAACACCGGCCTCGACCTGCTGCCGGGCAGCCACCGCCTCAGCGGCGGACAGGCCCTGCAGTACGTGCGCTCGCGCCATGTCGACGGGGCCTCCGACCTCGGCCGGATGCAGCGCCAGCAGCGGTTCGTCGCCGCCCTGATCAAGCAGGCGACCGGGGGCGGGGTGCTGCTGAACCCGGTGAAGTTCAAGGAGGTCAGCTCCACCCTTCTCGGCTCCGTGCGGGCCGACAAGGACTTCGGCTCGGAGCAGATGCTGGCCCTCGGACAGGCGATGCGGGACTTCACCCCGTCCTCCTCGGAGTTCGCCTCGGTGCCCATCGGCAGCCCGTCCTTCCCCGTGAAGGGCATCGGGTCCACCGTGAAGTGGGACGAGCCGAAGGCGGCCAAGTTGTTCGAGGCGCTGCGCCAGGACCGGCCGCTGGCCCCGGCGCGGCCCGGGAAGGCCGAAGGAGGCCCGCCCGCGGCGGTGCCCGTGGACGTGCCGCCGCCCCAGGTCCGGGTCCAGGTGGAGAACGGCACCCGGATCGACGGCCTGGGCGGCCGGGTCGACGCCGCGCTGCGCGCCACCGGCTTCGACACCACCCAGGCCCCGGGCAACGGCGCCAGCCGCGAGGTCAAGCGCACGGTGATCACATACGACCCCCGCTGGGACCGCTCCGCCCGGTCGGTGGCGACCGCGCTGCCGGGCAGCGAACTGCGGGCGGTGGCGGGCCAGGGCCGGACGGTGCTGGTGGTCGC
- a CDS encoding glycosyltransferase family 2 protein, with translation MPAQQPAVSVIMPVLDEEHYLRDSVRHILEQEYAGEMEVVIALGPSTDRTDEIAAELVAEDPRVHTVPNPTGRTPAALNAAIQASRHPIVVRVDGHGMLSPNYIATAVRLLEETGAQNVGGIMHAEGENAWEEAVAAAMTSKIGVGNAPFHTGGQAGPAETVYLGVFRREALEQQGGYNEEFIRAQDWELNFRIREAGGLIWFSPELMVQYRPRRSVKALAKQYKDYGRWRHVVARYHSGSINLRYLAPPTLVCAIAASVVVGVTVSPLGFVLPAGYLAAITAGSVPAGKGLGIKARAQIPVALATMHLSWGFGFLTSPRALADKVIASRRPAVHRDPSQV, from the coding sequence ATGCCCGCCCAGCAGCCCGCAGTCTCGGTGATCATGCCGGTGCTCGACGAGGAGCACTACCTCCGCGATTCCGTCCGCCACATCCTGGAACAGGAGTACGCGGGCGAGATGGAGGTGGTGATCGCGCTCGGGCCGTCCACGGACCGCACCGACGAGATCGCCGCAGAACTCGTCGCCGAGGATCCCCGAGTCCACACCGTCCCGAATCCCACCGGCCGGACCCCGGCGGCGCTCAACGCCGCCATCCAGGCCTCGCGTCACCCGATCGTGGTGCGCGTCGACGGGCACGGCATGCTGTCGCCGAACTACATCGCCACCGCCGTCCGCCTCCTGGAGGAGACCGGCGCCCAGAACGTCGGCGGCATCATGCACGCCGAGGGCGAGAACGCCTGGGAAGAGGCCGTCGCCGCCGCGATGACCTCGAAGATCGGTGTCGGCAACGCACCGTTCCACACCGGCGGCCAGGCGGGACCGGCCGAAACCGTCTACCTCGGGGTCTTCCGCCGCGAGGCGCTGGAACAGCAGGGCGGTTACAACGAGGAGTTCATCCGCGCCCAGGACTGGGAGCTGAACTTCCGCATCCGCGAAGCCGGCGGTCTGATCTGGTTCTCGCCGGAGCTGATGGTCCAGTACCGCCCGCGGCGCTCCGTCAAGGCGCTGGCCAAGCAGTACAAGGACTACGGGCGCTGGCGGCACGTGGTGGCCCGCTACCACTCGGGCTCCATCAACCTGCGCTACCTGGCCCCGCCGACCCTCGTCTGCGCGATCGCCGCGAGTGTGGTCGTGGGCGTGACCGTCAGCCCCCTGGGCTTCGTCCTTCCGGCCGGCTATCTCGCGGCGATCACCGCGGGCTCGGTACCGGCGGGCAAGGGGCTCGGGATCAAGGCACGGGCGCAGATCCCCGTGGCCCTGGCGACCATGCACCTGAGCTGGGGATTCGGCTTCCTGACCAGCCCGCGGGCCCTGGCGGACAAGGTCATCGCGAGCCGCCGTCCGGCCGTGCACCGGGACCCCTCGCAGGTCTGA
- a CDS encoding LCP family protein: MRRSSVRGEGANAQAAGEIPGGGAGASGTVPPQRGGSGAARRAGGGPTRRQGRRRVLRWTASVLSLLILGTAAAGYLYYRHLNGSIHTDELNLGETKLGGSKPNAFGQTPLNILLIGSDARDDEANQSLGGATDTFGGPPLADVQMLLHLSADRSNMSVVSMPRDTILMMPKCTEPGGKVHPASKGLVQTNESLQRGGPGCTVATWQELTKIPIDHFMMIDFKGVVSMADAIGGVPVCVEENIHSRTREGKGSGLKLPKGTSVIQGEQALQWLRTRYGFEDGTDIGRTHAQHQYMTSMAREFRKNAKLTNPVKLNSLAQAAIDAMVVDNGLNKIDKLYDLSMELKKVPPGRITMTTMPWVYSTRPGMDGRVEPMAGEAEAVFRMIREDIALDGKGSGTQEGGASPSPGASAAPGTPDTPTTAPSTAPSTAPAAAPAKIVVTVRNATGGKDGAETRVKNRANDVAAVLTGKGFTKAAADTQTGAEDTTVVRYATDAQAADAGAVATALGLPATSVQKSEEVPGITLFVGKDWRTGSAPTPPPPAPTVAPTSAHALNGDNEGACMAVQPGFTW, from the coding sequence GTGAGGCGCAGCAGCGTGCGAGGGGAGGGGGCGAACGCCCAGGCCGCCGGGGAGATACCCGGCGGCGGGGCGGGCGCGTCCGGCACGGTGCCCCCACAGCGGGGCGGCTCCGGTGCGGCCCGCCGGGCGGGCGGCGGACCTACCCGCAGACAGGGCCGGCGGCGCGTGCTGCGCTGGACGGCCTCCGTGCTGTCCCTGCTGATACTCGGGACGGCGGCCGCCGGATACCTGTACTACCGCCATCTGAACGGCAGCATCCACACGGACGAACTGAACCTCGGCGAGACCAAGCTGGGCGGGTCCAAGCCCAACGCCTTCGGGCAGACCCCGCTGAACATCCTGCTGATCGGCTCCGACGCGCGCGACGACGAGGCCAACCAGTCGCTCGGCGGGGCCACGGACACCTTCGGCGGCCCGCCGCTGGCGGACGTGCAGATGCTGCTGCACCTGTCCGCGGACCGCAGCAACATGTCGGTGGTCTCGATGCCGCGCGACACGATCCTGATGATGCCCAAGTGCACCGAGCCGGGCGGCAAGGTGCACCCCGCCAGCAAGGGCCTCGTGCAGACCAACGAGTCCCTGCAGCGCGGCGGTCCGGGTTGCACGGTCGCCACCTGGCAGGAGCTGACCAAGATCCCCATCGATCACTTCATGATGATCGACTTCAAGGGTGTGGTCTCGATGGCGGACGCCATCGGCGGCGTCCCCGTCTGCGTCGAGGAGAACATCCACTCCCGCACCCGTGAGGGCAAGGGCTCCGGCCTGAAGCTGCCGAAGGGCACGAGCGTCATCCAGGGCGAGCAGGCCCTGCAGTGGCTGCGCACCCGCTACGGCTTCGAGGACGGCACGGACATCGGCCGCACCCACGCCCAGCACCAGTACATGACGTCGATGGCCCGCGAGTTCCGCAAGAACGCCAAGCTCACCAACCCGGTGAAGCTCAACAGCCTGGCGCAGGCGGCGATCGATGCCATGGTCGTGGACAACGGCCTGAACAAGATCGACAAGCTGTACGACCTGAGCATGGAGCTCAAGAAGGTGCCCCCGGGCCGGATCACCATGACCACCATGCCGTGGGTGTACAGCACCAGGCCCGGCATGGACGGCCGGGTCGAGCCCATGGCGGGCGAGGCCGAGGCCGTGTTCCGGATGATCCGCGAGGACATCGCGCTCGACGGCAAGGGCTCCGGAACCCAGGAGGGCGGCGCATCCCCCTCACCGGGCGCCTCCGCGGCTCCGGGCACACCCGACACCCCGACCACGGCTCCGAGCACGGCCCCGAGCACGGCCCCGGCCGCGGCTCCCGCGAAGATCGTGGTCACCGTCCGCAACGCCACGGGCGGCAAGGACGGCGCCGAGACCCGGGTCAAGAACCGTGCGAACGACGTGGCCGCGGTGCTGACCGGCAAGGGCTTCACCAAGGCCGCCGCCGACACCCAGACCGGCGCCGAGGACACCACGGTCGTCCGCTACGCCACGGACGCCCAGGCGGCCGACGCGGGCGCCGTGGCCACCGCCCTGGGCCTGCCCGCCACCTCGGTGCAGAAGTCCGAGGAGGTCCCCGGGATCACCCTGTTCGTCGGCAAGGACTGGCGGACGGGCAGCGCGCCGACCCCGCCGCCGCCCGCCCCGACCGTGGCCCCGACCTCCGCCCACGCGCTCAACGGCGACAACGAGGGCGCCTGCATGGCGGTCCAGCCGGGCTTCACCTGGTAG
- a CDS encoding LCP family protein: MDAQSRGRADEIDPADQWVLNPRTGNYELRLADSAAQARPKVTAPRRSPSAPSTPTAPSPGVPKPRRGDPPPGGRRGGRSRKLGGGGRKKALAITGGTLAFLLVGGSVAAYLYYNHLNGNLSVTDVAGAGTGGFKKDQPINILVIGTDKRTGAGNENYGDKDSVGHADTTILFHVSKDRTNATALSIPRDLITNIPACPTKQPDGSTKTIAPSKGTRFNTSLGQEGRDAGCTMRTVKELTGIEVDHFMMADFNAVKTLSTAVGGVPVCLAKPVNDEEGSHLKLDAGEHRLEGEQALAFVRTRHGFGNNSDLDRIRIQQQFLGSMMREMKSKETLTSPKKFLSLAEAATKSLGVDSGIGSIGKLTDLAGELKGIDTKNITFTTLPVLDNPAEPEGKKATVVVDHALADPLLQMIRGDVSLTEVEKKEQAAKEAADADTKAKQDALLQGNRATAADVRVSIYNGGGPKGAASTTVNWLQNSKGVSKSSNVGNAPAKVGATQLEYAPNQADQARALADIMGLPATALKVGTADAPAKTPMKLTLGPDFDKPGAPLAPPVPQQLPEDVQQAQADKAVCAK, from the coding sequence GTGGATGCGCAAAGCCGTGGGCGGGCGGACGAGATCGACCCCGCAGACCAGTGGGTACTCAATCCCCGCACCGGCAACTACGAACTGCGACTGGCCGACTCCGCCGCGCAAGCGCGGCCCAAGGTCACCGCGCCCCGCAGATCACCGTCTGCTCCTTCAACCCCTACCGCCCCCTCCCCCGGCGTACCGAAGCCGCGGCGCGGCGACCCGCCGCCCGGCGGCCGGCGCGGCGGACGCTCCCGCAAGCTCGGCGGCGGAGGCCGTAAGAAGGCGCTGGCCATCACCGGGGGCACGCTGGCGTTCCTGCTGGTCGGCGGTTCCGTGGCGGCGTACCTCTACTACAACCACCTGAACGGCAACCTCAGCGTCACCGACGTGGCGGGCGCGGGCACCGGCGGTTTCAAGAAGGACCAGCCGATCAACATCCTGGTCATCGGAACCGACAAGCGCACCGGCGCGGGCAACGAGAACTACGGGGACAAGGACAGCGTCGGCCACGCCGACACCACGATCCTGTTCCACGTCTCGAAGGACCGGACCAACGCGACCGCGCTGTCCATCCCCCGCGACCTGATCACCAACATCCCGGCCTGCCCGACGAAACAGCCGGACGGATCGACGAAGACGATCGCACCCTCCAAGGGCACCCGCTTCAACACCAGCCTGGGCCAGGAGGGCCGCGACGCGGGCTGCACCATGCGAACGGTCAAGGAACTCACCGGCATCGAGGTCGACCACTTCATGATGGCCGACTTCAACGCCGTCAAGACGCTGAGCACGGCGGTCGGCGGAGTGCCGGTGTGCCTGGCCAAGCCCGTCAACGACGAGGAGGGTTCCCACCTCAAGCTGGACGCCGGCGAACACCGCCTGGAGGGCGAACAGGCCCTCGCCTTCGTCCGCACCCGGCACGGCTTCGGCAACAACAGCGACCTCGACCGGATCAGGATCCAGCAGCAGTTCCTGGGTTCGATGATGCGTGAGATGAAGTCGAAGGAGACGCTGACCAGCCCCAAGAAGTTCCTCTCCCTCGCGGAGGCCGCCACCAAGTCGCTGGGTGTGGACTCGGGGATCGGGTCCATCGGCAAACTCACCGATCTGGCCGGTGAGTTGAAGGGCATCGACACGAAGAACATCACCTTCACCACCCTCCCGGTGCTCGACAACCCGGCCGAACCGGAAGGCAAGAAGGCGACCGTCGTCGTCGATCACGCCCTGGCCGATCCGCTGCTGCAGATGATCCGGGGGGACGTCTCGCTCACGGAGGTCGAGAAGAAGGAACAGGCCGCCAAGGAGGCGGCCGACGCGGACACGAAGGCAAAGCAGGACGCGCTGCTCCAGGGCAACCGCGCAACCGCGGCGGACGTACGGGTGAGCATCTACAACGGCGGCGGCCCCAAGGGCGCCGCCTCCACGACGGTGAACTGGCTGCAGAACAGCAAGGGCGTGTCCAAGTCCAGCAACGTCGGCAACGCGCCCGCGAAGGTCGGCGCCACGCAGCTGGAGTACGCCCCCAACCAGGCCGACCAGGCCCGGGCGTTGGCCGACATCATGGGCCTGCCCGCGACAGCGCTGAAGGTGGGGACGGCGGACGCCCCGGCGAAGACCCCGATGAAGCTGACGCTGGGTCCGGACTTCGACAAGCCGGGCGCCCCGCTGGCGCCCCCGGTGCCCCAGCAGCTGCCCGAGGACGTGCAGCAGGCGCAGGCCGACAAGGCCGTCTGCGCCAAGTAG
- a CDS encoding LCP family protein: MTDSAGIPGGTGAAGSAGRPPRTRGRRRRLLRWIGLGAAFLVLAGTATGWWLYNKLDGNITEDTSAAAELRRYDRERPAHLATGAQNILLIGSDSRSGKDNAKYGQDGGTQRSDTTILLHLPQDRRSATAVSIPRDLMTDIPSCRQVDGSRTAERFAQFNWAFQWGGAACTIRTVEKLTGIRVDHHMVIDFGGFKKMVNAIGGVEVCLKEPVNDAEAKLRLAAGRQTLRGEQALGYVRARHSLGNGSDTERMDRQQQFLGSLVKKVQSNGVLLNPARLYPLLDAATSSVTTDPGLASLRGLYELVRGMRDIPTDQVKFLTVPRKPYAPDPNRDELVEPDAERLFQQLRTDKPVTVAPPEPTPSAAAAEGRGAGTEVGQDTDSTDEGTVTPQVPVPTFTGTTAGNADCR, encoded by the coding sequence GTGACGGACAGCGCAGGCATACCGGGCGGCACCGGCGCGGCCGGGTCCGCGGGGCGCCCCCCGCGCACCCGCGGGCGCCGGCGCCGGCTGCTGCGCTGGATCGGCCTCGGGGCGGCCTTCCTGGTCCTGGCGGGCACGGCCACCGGCTGGTGGCTCTACAACAAGCTCGACGGGAACATCACCGAGGACACCTCGGCCGCGGCCGAGCTGCGGCGCTACGACCGCGAGCGCCCGGCGCACCTGGCCACCGGGGCCCAGAACATCCTGCTGATCGGCTCGGACTCGCGCTCCGGCAAGGACAACGCCAAGTACGGTCAGGACGGGGGCACCCAGCGCTCGGACACCACGATCCTGCTGCACCTGCCGCAGGACCGCAGGAGCGCGACCGCGGTGTCGATACCCCGGGACCTGATGACGGACATCCCCTCCTGCCGGCAGGTGGACGGGAGCCGCACCGCCGAGCGGTTCGCGCAGTTCAACTGGGCGTTCCAGTGGGGCGGGGCCGCCTGCACGATCCGTACGGTGGAGAAGCTGACCGGGATCCGCGTCGACCACCACATGGTGATCGACTTCGGCGGGTTCAAGAAGATGGTCAACGCCATCGGCGGGGTGGAGGTCTGCCTCAAGGAGCCGGTGAACGACGCCGAGGCGAAGCTGCGGCTCGCCGCCGGGCGCCAGACGCTGCGGGGCGAGCAGGCCCTGGGCTACGTCCGCGCCCGCCACAGCCTGGGCAACGGCAGCGACACCGAACGCATGGACCGCCAGCAGCAGTTCCTCGGTTCGCTCGTCAAGAAGGTGCAGAGCAACGGGGTGCTGCTGAATCCGGCGCGGCTGTACCCGCTGCTGGACGCGGCGACCTCCTCGGTGACCACGGACCCGGGACTGGCCTCGCTGCGCGGCCTGTACGAACTCGTGCGGGGCATGCGCGACATCCCGACCGATCAGGTCAAGTTCCTGACGGTGCCTCGCAAGCCGTACGCACCCGACCCGAACCGGGACGAGCTGGTCGAGCCCGACGCGGAGCGGCTGTTCCAGCAGCTGAGGACGGACAAGCCGGTCACGGTCGCCCCGCCGGAGCCCACGCCGAGCGCAGCCGCGGCCGAGGGCCGGGGGGCGGGCACGGAGGTGGGTCAGGACACGGACTCCACCGACGAGGGAACCGTCACACCTCAGGTACCCGTCCCTACTTTCACCGGAACCACTGCAGGTAACGCCGACTGCCGGTAA